The following proteins come from a genomic window of Paenibacillus swuensis:
- a CDS encoding AraC family transcriptional regulator — MPLSMQWQQPIEIQYRVSEPLVGAQFHSHAFYEIYYFHSGDCNYLIGDQLMKLQTGDLILMHGMTLHSPHPSLHVPYVRSILHFDPAYLFTVLRPEKASELLQPFEELQNIRLSLEPSKQAELEKTWGELSVIHKERIHEGGSEDYGRFTFRFFELLQLIRHWCTQPVRETAYRSQKEEHVQHVITFLEQHYAKEITLDQIAEALHLTKPYLSHMFKEVTGTTVFKYLYNRRINQAKMMFRLHPEQSVTDVYKAVGFEHAAHFSRMFTAVAGCNPAAYRKKMKEETDGRGRAVQEEKRGSSP, encoded by the coding sequence GTGCCGCTTTCCATGCAATGGCAGCAACCGATTGAGATTCAATACAGAGTTTCTGAACCTTTGGTAGGCGCGCAATTTCATTCCCACGCGTTCTACGAAATTTATTACTTTCATAGCGGTGACTGCAATTATTTAATCGGCGATCAACTGATGAAGCTCCAGACGGGTGACCTGATTCTCATGCACGGCATGACTTTACATAGTCCTCATCCGTCCTTGCATGTCCCTTATGTCCGGTCTATTCTACATTTTGACCCGGCTTATCTGTTTACTGTACTCAGGCCTGAGAAAGCGTCCGAATTGTTGCAGCCCTTTGAAGAGTTGCAGAACATTCGATTATCCCTGGAGCCTTCCAAACAAGCAGAGCTGGAGAAAACATGGGGTGAGCTTTCTGTCATCCACAAAGAGCGGATCCACGAGGGCGGGTCGGAGGATTACGGACGGTTCACGTTCCGTTTCTTTGAATTACTTCAGCTTATTCGGCATTGGTGCACCCAACCTGTAAGGGAAACGGCTTACCGGTCTCAGAAGGAAGAGCATGTACAGCATGTCATCACCTTCCTGGAGCAACATTACGCCAAGGAGATTACGCTGGACCAAATAGCCGAAGCCTTACATTTAACGAAGCCGTATTTATCCCATATGTTTAAGGAAGTCACAGGAACGACCGTGTTCAAATACTTATACAACAGACGCATTAATCAGGCCAAAATGATGTTCAGGTTACATCCCGAGCAGTCCGTAACCGATGTCTATAAAGCGGTAGGATTTGAACACGCGGCTCACTTCAGCCGGATGTTTACGGCTGTGGCCGGTTGTAATCCTGCGGCATACCGGAAGAAGATGAAGGAAGAAACAGACGGCAGAGGACGTGCGGTACAAGAAGAAAAGCGCGGCAGCTCACCATAA
- a CDS encoding Gfo/Idh/MocA family protein gives MQSKDGMNYAPVSLKKPQLVCGPGEFVFAAMALDHGHIYGQTNGLLEAGGTLKWVWDSDPLRAAQFAQRYPQVKIAESQEQILDDQEVKLVAAAAIPSERATLGMRVMDAGKDYFTDKTPFTTLEQLAAVRVKARETGQKYMVYYSERLHSESGVYAGELIRQGAIGRVLQVMGTGPHRLNQATRPDWFFRKEQYGGILTDIGSHQVEQFLYYAGCADARVLHSKVANYHHADVPEFEDFGDATLVGDNGATNYFRVDWFTPDGLSSWGDGRTIIMGTDGFIELRKYVDIARESSGDHVYLVNGEGEYHYAASGKTGYPFFGQLIRDCLDRTETAMTQEHAFKAAELCMLAQQQSIRIPY, from the coding sequence ATGCAAAGCAAAGACGGTATGAATTACGCGCCTGTTTCTTTAAAAAAGCCGCAACTAGTCTGTGGTCCTGGTGAGTTCGTATTTGCGGCGATGGCTTTGGACCACGGCCACATCTACGGCCAAACGAACGGTTTATTGGAAGCGGGCGGAACCTTGAAATGGGTATGGGATTCCGATCCGTTGCGCGCGGCTCAGTTTGCCCAAAGATACCCTCAAGTCAAGATTGCCGAATCTCAAGAGCAGATTCTGGACGATCAAGAGGTCAAGCTTGTCGCCGCCGCGGCCATTCCTTCGGAGCGCGCAACACTAGGCATGCGTGTAATGGACGCGGGCAAGGATTACTTTACCGACAAGACACCTTTCACGACTCTGGAGCAATTGGCGGCGGTACGCGTTAAAGCAAGGGAAACCGGACAGAAGTATATGGTCTACTACAGCGAAAGGCTGCATTCAGAGAGCGGTGTATACGCGGGAGAGCTGATCAGGCAAGGGGCTATCGGCCGCGTCCTGCAGGTTATGGGCACAGGACCTCATCGGTTAAATCAGGCCACAAGACCCGATTGGTTTTTCCGCAAGGAACAATACGGCGGGATTCTGACCGATATCGGCAGTCATCAAGTCGAACAATTTCTCTATTACGCCGGTTGCGCCGACGCGCGGGTACTTCACAGTAAAGTGGCCAATTATCACCATGCGGACGTCCCGGAGTTCGAGGATTTCGGCGATGCCACGTTGGTGGGCGATAACGGGGCTACGAACTACTTCCGGGTAGACTGGTTTACTCCGGACGGGTTAAGCAGTTGGGGAGATGGCAGAACGATCATTATGGGCACGGACGGGTTTATCGAATTAAGAAAATATGTAGATATAGCCCGGGAGTCAAGCGGAGATCACGTGTATCTGGTCAACGGGGAAGGCGAGTATCATTATGCCGCTAGTGGAAAGACAGGCTATCCCTTCTTCGGACAACTGATCCGGGACTGTCTGGACCGCACAGAAACCGCGATGACCCAGGAGCACGCCTTTAAAGCCGCGGAGCTGTGTATGCTTGCCCAACAGCAATCTATCCGAATCCCTTATTAA
- a CDS encoding Gfo/Idh/MocA family protein, with translation MSATVVRYGIIGAGNMGMGHMNTFLSGAIQGAELTAVCDVSAQKRAEVKEKWSHLQVFEHVKDMLHSGAIDAVLIATPHYMHPSEAMEAFRAGLHVLIEKPAGVYIKQVREMNTAAQQSGNVFGIVYNQRMNPMYRKLRELIQEGELGTIRRTNWIITNWYRPQAYYDSGSWRATWSGEGGGVLINQCPHQLDLWQWTIGMMPKRMRAFCQFGKHRDIEVENDVTAYVEYENGATGLFVTSTAEAPGTNRYEVTGDRGKVVIEDGMLSFWRLRESEQDFNQRNTQAFGAPECWKIELPAFGPSPEHAGILQNFTDAILKGTPLVAPGEEGIHGLTLSNAMHLSTWLDDWVDLPLDEDLHEAELRKRIESSRHKVTTT, from the coding sequence ATGAGTGCAACTGTGGTGCGTTACGGCATTATTGGCGCTGGTAATATGGGCATGGGACATATGAACACATTCCTCTCCGGAGCCATCCAAGGGGCGGAATTAACGGCGGTATGTGATGTGTCGGCGCAAAAAAGAGCTGAAGTGAAAGAAAAGTGGAGTCATCTGCAAGTGTTTGAGCATGTAAAGGATATGCTGCACTCTGGAGCTATTGACGCGGTACTGATCGCCACACCCCATTACATGCACCCATCAGAAGCTATGGAGGCTTTCCGGGCCGGACTGCACGTATTAATTGAGAAACCGGCGGGTGTGTACATTAAGCAGGTTCGGGAGATGAATACAGCGGCACAGCAGAGCGGCAATGTATTTGGCATCGTATACAATCAACGTATGAATCCGATGTACCGCAAGTTACGGGAGCTGATCCAAGAAGGAGAGCTGGGTACGATCCGGCGTACGAACTGGATTATAACGAACTGGTATCGTCCGCAAGCGTATTATGATTCCGGGAGTTGGCGCGCTACATGGAGCGGAGAAGGCGGAGGTGTCTTAATTAACCAGTGCCCTCACCAGCTGGATTTATGGCAATGGACCATCGGGATGATGCCTAAACGGATGCGAGCTTTCTGTCAGTTCGGCAAACACCGGGATATTGAAGTGGAGAATGACGTTACCGCCTATGTGGAATATGAGAACGGAGCTACCGGCTTATTCGTGACTTCCACTGCGGAAGCGCCGGGAACCAACCGATACGAAGTAACCGGAGACAGGGGAAAAGTCGTCATTGAAGACGGGATGCTAAGTTTCTGGAGGTTGCGTGAGTCCGAGCAGGATTTTAACCAACGGAATACCCAGGCCTTTGGCGCCCCGGAGTGCTGGAAAATTGAGTTACCCGCTTTCGGACCAAGTCCCGAGCATGCGGGAATACTGCAAAACTTCACCGATGCCATTCTTAAAGGCACTCCACTGGTAGCGCCCGGGGAAGAAGGCATCCACGGCTTAACGCTATCCAATGCGATGCATTTGTCCACATGGTTGGACGATTGGGTGGATCTGCCGTTGGATGAAGATCTCCATGAAGCGGAGTTACGCAAGAGAATAGAAAGTTCGCGACATAAAGTAACGACAACCTAG
- a CDS encoding sugar phosphate isomerase/epimerase family protein: protein MSMKLSVFTVATPEHTPEELCTLAAKVGIRGLEWRCADMDPALVDEEPSFWGNNRATLPLSANEEELARFDNAVREAGLETVAVTPYVQCGDLEGTETVYRLAKRLGADRVRVGVPAYNRTRPYGELYDEASLFLTQVEELSRTYGIKALVETHHNTIVPSASLAHRLVSAHNPEYVGVLYDPGNMVIEGYENYRMGLELLGPYLAHVHIKNAGWIPDANQPNTEIARGISKKERDIMQPLTWSSTWLPVASGIVPWKQVLADLKAVGYEGWYGVEDFSGSYASEDMLKNYVNQINQWMEELA, encoded by the coding sequence ATGTCAATGAAATTATCTGTATTTACAGTTGCCACCCCTGAACACACCCCGGAGGAGTTATGTACATTGGCTGCTAAAGTCGGCATTCGCGGTCTGGAATGGAGATGTGCGGATATGGATCCGGCATTGGTTGACGAGGAGCCGAGTTTTTGGGGTAACAACCGGGCTACATTGCCACTGTCTGCAAATGAAGAGGAACTGGCGCGTTTCGATAACGCGGTCCGCGAAGCAGGCTTAGAAACAGTGGCGGTAACGCCATATGTGCAGTGCGGAGATTTGGAAGGCACCGAAACCGTGTACCGTTTAGCAAAGCGGCTGGGAGCGGATCGTGTCAGAGTAGGGGTACCCGCTTACAATCGAACACGTCCATACGGAGAGTTATATGATGAGGCATCCCTGTTCTTAACTCAGGTTGAGGAGCTTAGCCGCACCTATGGAATTAAAGCGTTGGTGGAGACACACCACAATACGATTGTGCCAAGCGCTTCCCTCGCTCATCGGTTAGTCAGTGCTCATAACCCGGAGTATGTCGGTGTATTGTATGATCCGGGCAACATGGTCATTGAAGGGTATGAGAACTATCGTATGGGATTGGAACTGTTAGGTCCTTATCTCGCGCATGTTCATATTAAAAATGCCGGGTGGATTCCGGACGCCAATCAGCCGAACACGGAAATTGCCCGGGGAATAAGCAAGAAGGAACGTGATATTATGCAGCCTTTGACCTGGTCGTCAACATGGTTGCCTGTCGCTAGCGGGATCGTGCCATGGAAACAAGTGCTGGCCGATTTAAAGGCTGTCGGTTATGAAGGTTGGTACGGTGTAGAGGATTTCAGCGGCTCCTATGCTTCGGAAGACATGTTAAAAAATTACGTGAACCAAATAAACCAATGGATGGAGGAATTAGCATGA
- the uxuA gene encoding mannonate dehydratase, whose protein sequence is MQMSFRWFGSSDPVTLSNIRQIPGVQGIVTAIYDVPVGEAWPAHLIDALKDQVEAHGFRISVIESVPVHEDIKLGLPSRDQLIHNYNQTLRELGKAGVPVVCYNFMPVFDWTRSHLAHLLPDGSYTLTYEDETMLRMDPVKGDLSLPGWDASYTKHEMEALINAYADMDEEKLWANLAYFLEQVIPVAEESGIRMAIHPDDPPWPIFGLPRIVSNLEQLKRITEHVNSPANGITFCSGSLGAAENNDLIEIIRYFGSRGKLHFAHTRNILRTGPRSFQESSHRSSDGSVDMVRVLEALHEQGFSGPLRPDHGRMIWGEEGRPGYGLHDRALGATYLNGIWETLEKIKTT, encoded by the coding sequence ATGCAAATGTCATTTCGCTGGTTCGGGAGTTCGGATCCTGTGACTTTATCGAATATACGCCAGATTCCAGGCGTCCAAGGTATTGTTACCGCCATATATGATGTACCTGTCGGAGAGGCATGGCCGGCGCATTTGATCGATGCCTTGAAAGACCAAGTTGAGGCGCACGGATTTCGCATATCGGTCATAGAGAGTGTACCTGTACATGAGGATATTAAACTTGGACTTCCGTCTCGGGATCAACTCATCCACAATTATAATCAAACGCTGCGTGAATTAGGAAAAGCGGGCGTACCCGTCGTCTGCTACAACTTTATGCCTGTGTTCGACTGGACACGGTCTCATCTGGCCCATCTCTTACCGGACGGTTCCTATACGCTTACTTATGAAGATGAAACAATGCTCAGGATGGATCCGGTTAAAGGGGATCTGTCTCTGCCGGGCTGGGATGCAAGCTACACCAAGCATGAGATGGAAGCATTAATCAACGCTTACGCGGATATGGATGAAGAGAAGCTTTGGGCCAATCTGGCTTATTTCCTCGAGCAAGTCATTCCCGTTGCTGAAGAATCCGGCATCCGGATGGCCATCCACCCCGATGACCCGCCATGGCCCATATTCGGTCTCCCCCGGATCGTGAGTAACCTGGAGCAATTAAAGAGAATCACAGAACATGTGAACAGCCCGGCTAACGGCATTACGTTCTGTTCAGGTTCCCTGGGAGCTGCGGAAAACAATGATCTCATTGAAATTATTCGTTATTTTGGATCGCGGGGGAAATTACATTTTGCACATACACGAAATATTTTGCGCACCGGCCCGAGGTCGTTTCAGGAATCTTCGCATCGTTCATCCGATGGCTCGGTAGACATGGTACGAGTACTGGAAGCACTCCATGAACAAGGTTTCAGTGGTCCTCTAAGACCTGATCACGGGAGGATGATATGGGGAGAAGAAGGGCGTCCCGGCTATGGACTGCATGACCGAGCATTGGGTGCCACGTATCTAAACGGTATATGGGAAACGCTTGAGAAGATTAAAACTACATAG
- a CDS encoding pirin family protein, with amino-acid sequence MISVYPASSRYSADHGWLQSHFSFSFADYYDSDNMNFGPLRVLNDDIIAAGKGFGMHPHREMEIVSVVLRGQLQHQDSLGHTAVTTYGQIQRMSAGKGVMHSEFNPSENEDMNLLQMWFMPNQEGVQPSYETTTYDLAKTVNILLPIVSHQSSAEVAHIHQDMTMYMSRLEQGKEISFNQAQNRRIFVFVTEGEITINGSTQLHNRDSARITETTALNISSVQGGSFILIDLP; translated from the coding sequence ATGATCTCAGTATATCCGGCAAGTTCACGTTATTCTGCTGACCATGGTTGGCTTCAAAGTCATTTTAGCTTTTCCTTTGCCGATTATTATGATTCCGACAATATGAATTTCGGCCCATTGCGGGTGCTTAACGACGATATAATTGCAGCGGGTAAAGGTTTTGGTATGCATCCTCATCGTGAAATGGAGATCGTGTCCGTTGTGCTTCGTGGGCAATTACAGCATCAGGATAGTCTAGGCCATACAGCCGTTACAACATATGGTCAAATTCAACGAATGTCCGCAGGCAAGGGTGTCATGCATTCAGAATTCAACCCTTCAGAGAACGAGGATATGAATCTGCTGCAAATGTGGTTTATGCCCAATCAGGAAGGGGTTCAGCCTTCATACGAAACGACAACATATGATCTTGCCAAAACAGTCAATATCCTGCTACCGATCGTGTCTCATCAGTCATCGGCAGAAGTCGCCCACATTCACCAAGATATGACGATGTATATGTCGCGTCTGGAGCAGGGCAAAGAAATTTCGTTTAATCAAGCCCAGAATCGTCGAATATTCGTATTTGTGACTGAAGGCGAGATTACTATTAATGGAAGTACGCAGCTGCACAACCGGGATTCCGCGAGGATTACTGAAACTACAGCTTTAAATATTAGTTCAGTACAAGGCGGAAGTTTCATTCTCATTGATTTGCCCTGA
- a CDS encoding DoxX family protein, which produces MMDLGLLIIRVVVGLLFVGHGAQKLLGWFGGYGLKGTAGWLDSIGMKPGMTMAIMAGASEMLGGLLLAVGLFTWVGAALIVITMVVSIAKVHGSNGLWVTQNGYEYNLVLIVVAIGVAMIGAGEFSLDAMIQ; this is translated from the coding sequence ATGATGGATTTAGGATTATTGATTATACGGGTAGTAGTTGGTTTGTTGTTTGTAGGGCATGGTGCGCAGAAGTTATTGGGTTGGTTTGGCGGTTACGGTTTAAAAGGCACAGCAGGTTGGCTAGACTCCATTGGGATGAAACCAGGTATGACGATGGCCATTATGGCAGGTGCCAGTGAAATGCTGGGTGGATTGCTGTTAGCAGTCGGTTTGTTCACTTGGGTTGGCGCGGCGCTTATTGTTATTACGATGGTAGTATCAATTGCTAAGGTTCATGGATCTAACGGCTTATGGGTTACACAAAACGGTTATGAATATAATTTGGTTCTGATTGTAGTAGCTATAGGAGTGGCAATGATCGGTGCAGGTGAGTTTTCCTTGGATGCAATGATTCAATAA
- a CDS encoding winged helix-turn-helix transcriptional regulator has translation MDYSKMCPRYESAIDLLGKKWTGLIIRVLLGGPRRFKDIKEQIPDMSDKILTERMKELEQVGVIRRNVYAETPVRIEYDLTDKGKGLEHVIESIQDWGEKWM, from the coding sequence ATGGATTATTCAAAAATGTGCCCCCGCTACGAATCCGCCATTGACTTACTAGGTAAGAAGTGGACCGGCTTGATTATTCGGGTGTTGTTGGGTGGGCCCCGTCGATTTAAAGATATTAAAGAACAGATTCCGGATATGAGTGACAAAATATTAACGGAACGCATGAAAGAGCTTGAACAAGTCGGCGTTATACGCAGGAATGTTTATGCGGAAACACCCGTGCGCATTGAATATGATTTAACGGATAAAGGAAAGGGCCTGGAGCATGTTATTGAGTCGATTCAAGACTGGGGCGAGAAGTGGATGTAA
- a CDS encoding GNAT family N-acetyltransferase: MHIRPLTADEFELSLELSEFAFQFEMTKAEREERKAYFEPERIWGCFEDDKLLAKLVLLPLETYIQQTPVAMGGIAGVATWPEYRRQGLVTQLLQHALLLMRENGQTLSFLHPFEFPFYRKYGWETYIEYKKYIVDAAKLPVRTAYPGTITRIKPDASRINPVYEAFAKRYNGTLVRSDSWWERSVFERKGGQFAVYQNAEGQDRGYILYKVKDKEMVIHEMVCLDLESEDALWSFVGNHDSMIEKVKLTAPADDRLPFKLRNPRITQETVPYFMGRIVDFTGFLGQYTFAPTSDLNAKEIIVLAIEDPFAPWNQGTFAIDISSEGKPEIASTDERPQLRMDIQTLSALFLGYLKPLELYQLGRIQGDYDQVQRLEQRIPPSTTYLMDFF; encoded by the coding sequence ATGCACATACGTCCATTAACCGCTGATGAGTTTGAGCTGAGCTTGGAACTTTCCGAATTCGCCTTTCAGTTTGAGATGACTAAAGCTGAGCGTGAAGAGAGGAAGGCGTATTTTGAACCGGAACGAATCTGGGGCTGTTTTGAGGACGACAAGCTCCTCGCGAAACTCGTATTGCTCCCTCTGGAAACATACATCCAGCAAACGCCTGTTGCTATGGGAGGCATAGCGGGTGTAGCGACATGGCCCGAATATCGCCGTCAGGGGCTGGTAACCCAATTGTTGCAACACGCTCTTTTACTGATGCGAGAAAATGGTCAGACGTTATCCTTTCTTCACCCGTTCGAATTTCCGTTTTATCGTAAATATGGTTGGGAAACTTATATTGAGTATAAGAAATACATAGTAGATGCGGCTAAACTTCCCGTGCGCACAGCATACCCAGGTACGATTACAAGAATTAAACCTGACGCGTCCCGGATAAATCCTGTGTACGAAGCATTCGCTAAACGATATAACGGCACTCTGGTGCGTTCAGATTCATGGTGGGAGCGATCCGTATTTGAGCGAAAGGGTGGTCAATTCGCGGTGTACCAGAATGCGGAGGGGCAAGACCGGGGATATATACTATACAAGGTGAAGGACAAAGAGATGGTTATTCATGAAATGGTCTGTCTTGATCTGGAATCGGAAGATGCATTATGGTCTTTCGTAGGTAATCATGATTCGATGATCGAGAAGGTGAAGTTGACAGCCCCTGCGGATGACAGATTACCATTCAAGCTGAGGAATCCGCGTATAACGCAGGAAACTGTACCGTATTTTATGGGGAGAATTGTAGATTTCACAGGCTTTCTAGGCCAGTATACATTTGCTCCGACCTCAGATCTGAATGCCAAGGAGATCATAGTGCTGGCTATTGAGGATCCGTTTGCACCATGGAATCAAGGCACGTTTGCTATCGATATATCAAGTGAAGGTAAACCGGAAATAGCTTCTACAGACGAAAGGCCGCAGCTTCGAATGGATATCCAAACGCTCTCAGCGCTGTTCTTAGGTTATTTAAAACCGCTCGAGTTGTATCAGTTGGGACGAATTCAGGGAGATTACGACCAGGTTCAGCGGCTGGAGCAACGAATCCCGCCTAGCACAACATATTTGATGGATTTCTTCTAA
- a CDS encoding DUF2614 family zinc ribbon-containing protein has product MFFKSSKINEFRLWGLLLTLFGMGLMIMGTAGILLWGQAGKIVAAIFMVFGMISMLVSVGIYFWAGMLSTTATMLQCPECAKPTKMLGKTDRCMFCKTILTLDPDKATEQVPVMNDSSAIDRKLTN; this is encoded by the coding sequence ATGTTTTTTAAATCCAGTAAAATCAATGAGTTCCGACTTTGGGGACTCCTGCTTACATTGTTCGGAATGGGTCTCATGATTATGGGGACAGCGGGAATATTATTATGGGGACAAGCAGGTAAAATTGTTGCAGCCATATTCATGGTTTTCGGTATGATTTCCATGTTAGTGTCCGTCGGTATTTACTTCTGGGCAGGAATGCTGTCAACTACCGCAACTATGCTGCAATGTCCGGAATGCGCCAAACCAACCAAGATGCTTGGTAAGACCGATCGTTGTATGTTTTGCAAGACCATCCTTACGCTAGACCCTGACAAAGCAACAGAACAGGTACCTGTCATGAATGATTCTTCCGCTATAGACCGTAAGTTAACAAATTAA
- a CDS encoding glycosyl hydrolase family 18 protein — protein MYLFIWICIVTSICLSVYYLLFAPNTERVEPDFHGLDKPVFYRGLQLEEAAVGTGEGLMLTLETLQKHIDGSIYYEETTESVILTTKDKVVRLRTERLTGLLNAKPLQLHFPVKKIQGRLYVPVAPIKQLYGLVITENPSTGAVLLKKTGDVIRSATAESQDDLKGNSFPLRVEPDRRAPIVADLIKGQQVTVWDSTDDWLKVQLQNGVVGYIKTNHVLQGKEETVKAPTAEKMPYTPWKPAAGKVNLTWEHVVRATPDPAGFAPMPGVNVISPTWFELLDGQGNIASKADMPYVKWAHAKGLQVWALFSNGFEPDRTSAALATYDRRLSMIKQILSYAETYDLQGINLDFEHVYLKDKALLTQFVRELTPLLHEQGLVVSMDVTPKSTSEVWSLFYDRKALAQTVDYMMIMAYDEHWASSPEAGSVASLPWTEVSLRRILEEDEVPADKVVLAIPFYTRLWTEETVNGTLDVSSKALSMEKINGIILEKKLKPVFLPDIGQHYVEYTEGGKRYRAWLEDATSVKARMELVRKYKLAGTASWRRGFETPEIWAGLQQELFRKP, from the coding sequence ATGTATCTGTTTATCTGGATTTGTATAGTGACATCTATATGTCTGTCTGTATACTATTTGCTATTTGCCCCGAACACGGAGCGCGTGGAACCGGATTTTCACGGGTTGGACAAGCCGGTCTTTTATCGCGGGCTTCAATTGGAGGAAGCTGCCGTCGGCACGGGCGAAGGACTCATGCTTACTTTAGAAACGTTGCAAAAACATATCGATGGTTCCATCTATTATGAGGAAACAACGGAATCTGTCATCTTAACTACGAAAGATAAGGTTGTTCGCCTCCGGACAGAACGACTGACTGGATTGTTGAATGCCAAGCCTCTTCAGTTGCATTTTCCAGTGAAGAAGATCCAGGGGAGGCTGTATGTCCCGGTTGCCCCCATAAAGCAACTGTATGGTTTAGTAATCACAGAAAATCCAAGTACGGGAGCTGTCCTGTTAAAGAAAACAGGGGATGTCATTCGCTCAGCTACAGCGGAATCCCAAGATGACCTAAAGGGAAATTCATTTCCTTTGCGTGTGGAACCGGACCGGCGTGCGCCCATTGTGGCTGATCTGATCAAAGGTCAGCAGGTCACGGTATGGGATAGTACAGACGATTGGCTTAAAGTTCAGTTACAGAACGGTGTCGTTGGGTATATCAAGACGAATCATGTATTGCAGGGTAAGGAGGAGACAGTTAAGGCCCCTACGGCGGAAAAAATGCCATATACACCATGGAAACCCGCTGCCGGTAAGGTCAATCTTACTTGGGAACATGTTGTCCGGGCTACTCCGGATCCTGCGGGGTTTGCGCCGATGCCCGGGGTGAACGTCATCAGTCCCACCTGGTTTGAATTGTTAGACGGACAAGGAAATATCGCAAGTAAAGCGGACATGCCTTATGTCAAATGGGCACACGCTAAAGGATTGCAGGTATGGGCGTTGTTCAGTAACGGGTTTGAGCCCGATCGCACATCAGCCGCACTTGCTACTTACGACCGCAGACTATCTATGATTAAACAGATCCTCAGTTACGCGGAAACTTATGATCTGCAGGGCATCAATTTGGATTTTGAGCATGTTTATTTGAAGGATAAGGCGCTATTGACCCAATTCGTTCGGGAACTTACCCCGTTGCTGCATGAGCAAGGTCTGGTGGTGTCTATGGATGTAACGCCCAAATCAACAAGTGAGGTATGGTCCCTGTTCTATGATCGGAAGGCATTGGCTCAGACTGTGGATTATATGATGATTATGGCGTATGACGAACACTGGGCAAGCAGTCCGGAAGCGGGATCCGTTGCTTCTTTACCTTGGACGGAGGTAAGCCTGAGACGTATCCTTGAGGAAGATGAGGTCCCCGCTGACAAAGTGGTGCTGGCTATACCATTCTACACTCGGTTGTGGACGGAAGAGACGGTTAACGGTACGTTGGATGTGTCGTCCAAAGCGCTATCCATGGAAAAGATCAACGGGATCATTCTTGAGAAGAAGTTGAAACCCGTCTTTCTGCCGGACATCGGTCAGCATTATGTGGAATACACGGAAGGCGGCAAGCGTTACAGAGCTTGGTTGGAGGATGCAACTTCGGTGAAAGCGCGCATGGAGTTGGTCCGTAAATATAAGTTGGCTGGCACGGCATCCTGGAGACGGGGGTTTGAAACACCGGAAATCTGGGCCGGTTTACAGCAGGAGCTCTTTCGAAAACCATAA
- the perR gene encoding peroxide-responsive transcriptional repressor PerR: protein MQKLKVSGVRMTPQRHAILSYLLDSLAHPTADDIYKALEERFPNMSVATIYNNLKLFVEAGLIRELTYGDDSSRFDGDTTEHYHAICETCGVIVDFHYPKLDHVEESASQETGFKVRGHRMEIYGSCAACTVKLH, encoded by the coding sequence ATGCAGAAGTTGAAGGTGTCCGGTGTTCGCATGACTCCTCAACGACACGCCATATTATCTTATTTGCTGGATTCACTGGCGCACCCGACGGCCGATGATATTTACAAAGCACTCGAAGAGCGCTTTCCGAATATGAGTGTTGCGACGATCTACAATAATTTAAAGCTGTTTGTCGAAGCCGGTTTGATTCGCGAGCTGACTTACGGGGATGATTCAAGCCGTTTCGACGGAGATACGACGGAGCACTATCATGCGATCTGTGAAACCTGCGGAGTGATTGTCGATTTTCACTATCCGAAGCTCGATCACGTGGAGGAATCCGCTTCGCAGGAAACGGGATTTAAAGTCCGCGGGCATCGCATGGAGATCTACGGGTCGTGTGCAGCTTGTACAGTAAAGCTGCACTAA